GTAGTCAATGTTTCTATTTTAGACAAAAGTTCAACGGGTGCATATAAAACTATTATAATATTAAAAGAGGTAGATACAAATAAAGTACTTTCAGTAAATCCTAACATTGGTTCTAGTTCTGATGCCCATACTTCATCTGTAGGAAAATGTTTACTTGCATTTTCTAAGGATATTGATTTTGAGAAAGTATCAAAAAAACCTTTAAAAGAATATACAGAAAATACTTTATCAAATTGGGATGATCTAATTGATGAACTTGAAGAAGTAAGGAAAAATGGTTATGCAATAGATGATGAAGAACAAGAAATAGGACTTACATGTATAGGAGCACCTATATTAGATAGAGAAGGACATGCTGTTGCAGCTATTAGTTTGTCAGGTCCTAGTTCTAGGATGAAAAAAGGGGATTTTGAAGAAAAAATCTTAAAAGTTAAGGAAACGGCTCAAAATATTAGCATGGTTGTTAGACAGTTAAATTAGGAAAAGTATATAAGTCAGGTGGGTATATATCCACCTGATGATAGAAATATATATATTTTTTTATACCCTATTTTCGGAACGATGTTCCGGATATTGCGTAACAAAAGATAGTTATAAAAATGGAGGGCAGAAAATGGAAACCAATGAGGGAAAAATAGATCCAAGTTTAAGGCTTTCTTTATTTGTAATTTTATCAATAATCACAATATTGTTTTTAGGAATATTATTATTTAATGTAGACCTTCATGTATTGTTGATTATAGCACTAAGCTTTAGTTGTATTGTATCTTATAGATTAGGATATAACTTTGACGAGCTAACAGAAGGTATGAAAAAAAGTATCAGCGAAATAATGCCTGCTATGATGATATTTATTCTAATTGGTGTAATAATTAGCTCTTGGATTAGTTCAGGGACGGTGCCGGCAATTATATATTATGGACTTCAATTTCTTAATCCTAGTTTATTTCTTCCAATAGGTTTAGTATTATGTAGTGTAACTTCATTAGCTATTGGAACTTATTGGGGGACCGTAGGGACTATAGGAATAGCTTTAATGGGAATGGGAAATGGTTTAGGAATTCCAGCACCTATAACAGCAGGAATGATAATT
This region of Tissierellales bacterium genomic DNA includes:
- a CDS encoding IclR family transcriptional regulator, which translates into the protein MSEMIVAVDRALEILLTLYNNGKEMGVSEIGRILDLHKSTIHRSLATLENKGFVYQNKETGKYWLGIKIYAMGLLIGEKLSLGDLVKPYAKELFDEFQEVVNVSILDKSSTGAYKTIIILKEVDTNKVLSVNPNIGSSSDAHTSSVGKCLLAFSKDIDFEKVSKKPLKEYTENTLSNWDDLIDELEEVRKNGYAIDDEEQEIGLTCIGAPILDREGHAVAAISLSGPSSRMKKGDFEEKILKVKETAQNISMVVRQLN